One Deltaproteobacteria bacterium genomic window, GTCGACGATCGATTTTCCGCCCGGGTGGACCGCCCAGAGGTCGATGTCGGGGAGGGCGAGCCCCGCGCCTCCGAGGGCCGGTTCCACCAGGCCGCGGATGTTCCCGCCGATGATCTTCGGCACGTAGGAGGACAGCGCGATGTCGAACCCCCGGTCCCCGATCTTCCAGGTCATGTCCTGCTCCCCCGCGGGGACGAGCGCGGATCGGAACTCCCCGATGCGCAGCGAGGGGGCCCCCGGCACGGGCGGACGGGCGGAAACGATCGCGGCGCCCGCGCCGTCGGCGAACAGGGAGTTCGCCAGCAGGTTGTCCTCCGAACCGGTGAGCTGGAGGTGCAGCGTGCCCAGCTCGACGCACATCACGAGGACGACGGCGGAGGAGTCCGCCGCGCAGAACTGGGCCGCCATCCGCAGCGCGGGGAAGGCCGCGTAGCACCCCATGAACCCGAGATGGTACCGCTGCGTCGCGTCGGACATCCCCAGTTCCCGGACGATGTGGAAGTCGGGTCCGGGGTTGTAGAAGCCGGTGCACGACACGGTGACGACGTGGGTCACGTCGCCGGGGCCGATCCCGGGGCAGTTCGAAAGGATCTTCCGCGCCAGCCGCACGGACATCTCCCGGGATTCGGCGGCGAAGATGTCGTTCCGCGCGGCGGTGCCCGGTCCGCGCAGCTTCCCGTCGGCGTCGCGCCGGAAGAAGGCGTCCTTTCCCTCCCCGTCGAAGTTCCGCAGGACGGAGTGCCGCCGCTCGATGCCGGAGTTGCGATACACGGCGCGGACGAGCCGCCTCTCCCGATCGCTTCCTGACCACTCCTGCATCTTCGCCATCGCCTCCTCCTGGTTGAAGGAGAAGTCCGGGAGAAGCGTGTCGATCCGATGGATCCAGGCGGTCATGGCTCCCTTTCGTTCCCGCGGGACGAACCGGTCCTTCAGGGGGTGCCCCGGACGGTGACGGCGATCGTCCCCTTCACGACGACCCGGTCGCCGACTCGGATGAGGCCGAGGACGGAGGGGGGTTTCAGGTCGAACTCCTTGAGCGACAAGGGGAATTCGACGTCGAAGGAGATCCGGTCCCCCTCTTCCCTCCAGTTGCCGGCGGTCGCGGGGATCTTCCGCTCCACGCCGCGGATCGCGAGGGTCGCCTCGATGGGCATCGTTCCTCCGGCGTCCTTCCGAAGCCGCTCGCGGAACGCCTCCGCGTCGATGTTCCGCGCAACCGCACGGATCACCGGGTGCCGGTCGGCCTGGAACATCTCCCGCATCTTCGTGTCCCGGGATTCGTTGCCGGTCCTCATCTCCGACACCGGGAACAGCACCTCCACGGCGGGAAGGGTCCGTCTCCCCGCGGCGTCCTTCGAAAGCGGCGCCGCGAAGGTCCGGGAGCGCGCGGTGCCGGAGAAGTCGTGGAGCGTGGAGGTGGCCAGGAAGCGGACGTCGCAGTTCCCCTGCAGCTCATCGGCGAAAGCGGGACCCGCCAGCAGGGTCACCAGGAGGAACGCGA contains:
- a CDS encoding type III polyketide synthase; this encodes MTAWIHRIDTLLPDFSFNQEEAMAKMQEWSGSDRERRLVRAVYRNSGIERRHSVLRNFDGEGKDAFFRRDADGKLRGPGTAARNDIFAAESREMSVRLARKILSNCPGIGPGDVTHVVTVSCTGFYNPGPDFHIVRELGMSDATQRYHLGFMGCYAAFPALRMAAQFCAADSSAVVLVMCVELGTLHLQLTGSEDNLLANSLFADGAGAAIVSARPPVPGAPSLRIGEFRSALVPAGEQDMTWKIGDRGFDIALSSYVPKIIGGNIRGLVEPALGGAGLALPDIDLWAVHPGGKSIVD
- a CDS encoding YceI family protein, yielding MKFRIAFLLVTLLAGPAFADELQGNCDVRFLATSTLHDFSGTARSRTFAAPLSKDAAGRRTLPAVEVLFPVSEMRTGNESRDTKMREMFQADRHPVIRAVARNIDAEAFRERLRKDAGGTMPIEATLAIRGVERKIPATAGNWREEGDRISFDVEFPLSLKEFDLKPPSVLGLIRVGDRVVVKGTIAVTVRGTP